A stretch of DNA from Paenibacillus albus:
ATGAAGAGGTTATCGAGAAAGAACGCAAACAGCTGCGGATGGATATCTGCTCGAATCGAGCGGGAGGCTTGAGCCTCTGCAATAAAAGAAGCATAGAGCCCGGCTGTGACGTTCTCCATCTCGGACACAATTCGGCCGGCAAGCTCGGATTTACTCTCCGCAGCCATAATATTATATAGCTTCGTCAAATGCAGATTCTCCCGTGAGTGCTGCTGGATCGTCCGTATAATCAATTCAATGCGGCTAAGGAAATCCTGCTCGCTCTGCATAATCTCTTCGAGTACTTTCTTCGTGGATTCAATTCCGATTCGAATGATCATGAGATATAAATCTTCTTTGCTGCCAAAATATTTATAAAGGGAGCCGACGCTAATTTCTGCCTTCTGGGCGATCTGATTTATGTTAGCGCTGTCAAATCCGCGTTCAGCAAATTCGATGATCGCTGCTGTTAATATTTTGTCCCGCTTTTCTTGCGAGATTTTCTTGAAGGAATCTGTGTAGTGGTCTTCAAGCATGAGTAAGCACCTCGAGTCAGTGAGTGAACGTTCACTCACATACTATCACACAATCGGACTATTGCAATCATTCTGACAATTTTGTTGACAATTCGGATGAGGCATCTATACTGAAATCGTGAGT
This window harbors:
- a CDS encoding TetR/AcrR family transcriptional regulator, with product MLEDHYTDSFKKISQEKRDKILTAAIIEFAERGFDSANINQIAQKAEISVGSLYKYFGSKEDLYLMIIRIGIESTKKVLEEIMQSEQDFLSRIELIIRTIQQHSRENLHLTKLYNIMAAESKSELAGRIVSEMENVTAGLYASFIAEAQASRSIRADIHPQLFAFFLDNLFITLQFSYSSDYYKERLRTFAGIDIHDQDELMAEQLLKFIKGAFFLS